The sequence CAAATTAATATCGATGTATTGGAACGCTACTTAACGATTAGCGTACAAACCGAGGAGCAAATCATTACAGAAAATGACAAAGGAGAGATATTCAGCAAACAACAGTCATGGGGAAAATCAAGCCAAACGATTCCATTCCCACAGCCAATCAACGTAAACCAAGTAAAAGCCTCTTATGAAAATGGACTGCTGCGAATTACAGTTCCAAAGAGGAAAGGGAAACAAGTTTACTTGGATTAAGTTACAGTTTTCTTGATAAATCTGGCACCTGTCAATTAATAGTCCGAAGTTGATAACTCCGGACTATTATCCTTATCTTCTTACTCGTGCTGTCTTAAGCTGAACCGACTTCGAACCCTTCTTTTACGTTTTCTAACCTATGCTGTTTGAAGCTGATTAACTTCGAACACAACGATAATTCTCTTGGACTACC is a genomic window of Niallia sp. XMNu-256 containing:
- a CDS encoding Hsp20/alpha crystallin family protein — protein: MNHDPKRKDPFSELMKPLDAFFNEKPVKGFLQSIDQLFNKPFPFQSSFHVKTSETDSEYVLMAELPGVKKEQINIDVLERYLTISVQTEEQIITENDKGEIFSKQQSWGKSSQTIPFPQPINVNQVKASYENGLLRITVPKRKGKQVYLD